The Desmonostoc muscorum LEGE 12446 genome includes a region encoding these proteins:
- a CDS encoding WD40 repeat domain-containing protein, which produces MSNQQDPENLAPNNERSLQTLVRTITLSQGEFALILLRCNYADLRQRMVEQLHQISPVRIREITLPASVKTLYTNIREQLGDEQPPALMVFGLESVKNIDAVLTSANQVREEFRKNFEFPILLWVNDSVMQKFIRLATDLENWATIIEFENPTDELVNFLQQKTDEIFADDVTPNPQICQELETALQDLQSREEVLEPVLQASLEFVLGLNDYLHDRVGSALAHYQISLSFWQQSNYLERQGILLVNIALAYNRQAEKNHAENQRYWQESKGYLQQAINVFEQAQRWDLVAKHITKLGEVLRYLQAWSELQSLVDKSLPLHQNYGTLLQLAQDYGFVAEIALEQSRWDEANQLARQALQILAEIPNLQSHEFALYRFILAKSQQGLGEVTAAITNLEAAKNESNHQYNPQLYISILERLRLLYFEQGEYLAAFNIKQDQLQIEQQYGFRAFVGASYLNPQRQAISSAQLQVENPETIAQEIAASGRGQDVKRLRQRISGTEHKLTVIHGQSGVGKSSILQGGLIPALQQQAIGERDALPILLRVYTDWVGMLGQSLARVFEEVRGNKLSVNLDSSAAILEQLRKNADRNLLTVLMFDQFEEFFFVYVDQSQRRVFYEFLRVCLDIPFLKIVLSLREDYLHYLLELDRLFDLSVINNNILDKNIRYYLGNFSPADAKAVVQSLTERSHFCLETDLIDELVQDLAGDLGEVRPIELQIVGTQLQTEKITTLEKYRQFGTKEKLVERFLEEVIHDCGTENEQVARLVLYLLTDENGTRPLKTRAELVADLVAEVEKLDLVLEIFVASRLVLLLPESPADRYQLVHDYLVSFIRQQQDNGILAELNREREQRLQAEERIKTVREEIKTVEVKLQQVQTTLEQAEAKLTEAQRATEAAEAARKEAQKATELERAGVNALRQSEYAGLELLVSAVQSAKELKTLVKDGRPLEKYPAISPIFALDSILNKIKERNQFQGHQGYVYSVSFSPNGKTIATASLDKTARLWNLQGQLLQEFKGHQGGVGSVSFSPDGKTIATASSDKTARLWNLQGQLLQEFKGHQDEVNNVSFSPDGKTIATASLDKTARLWNLQGQLLQEFKGHQGYVYSMSFSPDGKTIATASSDKTARLWNLQGQLLQEFKGHQDEVNNVSFSPEGKTIATASLDKTAGLWNLQGQLLQEFKGHQDYIYSVSFSPDGKTIATASLDNTARLWNLQGQLLQELKGHRHRVNSVSFSPDGKTIATASLDNTARLWMLNGQLLQEFQGHQAEVYSVSFSPDGKTIATASLDNTARLWNLQGQLLQEFKGHQAYIWDVSFSPDGKTIATASLDKTARLWTLNGQLLQEFKGHQERVYGVSFSPDGKTIATASEDKTARLWTLNGQLLQEFKGHQGILNSLSFSPDGKTIATASSDNTARLWTLNGQLLQEFKGHQGSVNSVSFSPDGKTIATTSSDSTARLWMLNGQLLQEFKGHQGRVWGVSFSPDGKTIATASLDNTARLWTLSGQLLQEFKGHQGFVLSVSFSPDGKTIATASADKTARLWPVQSLDQLLLRGCNWLHDYLQNNPNLSQSDRHLCDDIK; this is translated from the coding sequence ATGAGCAATCAGCAAGATCCAGAAAATTTAGCGCCTAACAATGAGCGTTCATTACAAACTCTCGTGCGAACAATTACCCTTTCTCAGGGAGAATTTGCGCTGATTTTATTGCGTTGTAACTATGCTGATTTACGTCAGCGCATGGTGGAACAACTGCACCAAATCTCTCCTGTGAGAATACGCGAAATTACTTTACCTGCATCAGTTAAAACGCTTTACACAAATATTCGTGAACAACTGGGAGATGAACAGCCACCTGCATTGATGGTTTTTGGTTTGGAGTCAGTTAAAAATATTGATGCAGTTTTAACTTCGGCTAACCAAGTACGGGAGGAATTTAGAAAAAACTTTGAATTTCCGATATTGTTGTGGGTTAATGATTCAGTTATGCAAAAATTTATTCGTTTAGCAACTGATTTAGAGAATTGGGCAACTATCATTGAATTTGAAAACCCTACGGATGAGTTAGTCAACTTTCTCCAGCAAAAAACTGATGAAATCTTTGCTGATGATGTAACACCTAATCCTCAAATATGCCAGGAACTAGAAACCGCTCTTCAAGATTTGCAAAGCCGTGAAGAAGTATTAGAACCAGTACTACAAGCAAGTTTAGAATTTGTGCTTGGTTTGAATGATTATTTACATGACCGCGTAGGTTCTGCCTTAGCACATTATCAAATAAGTTTAAGTTTTTGGCAGCAAAGTAATTATTTAGAACGACAAGGTATTTTACTCGTTAATATTGCTTTAGCTTATAATCGCCAAGCTGAAAAAAATCATGCAGAAAATCAACGTTATTGGCAAGAGTCAAAAGGTTATCTACAGCAAGCTATTAATGTTTTTGAGCAAGCACAACGTTGGGATTTAGTTGCGAAACATATTACTAAACTGGGTGAAGTGCTGCGATATTTACAAGCATGGTCAGAGTTACAAAGCCTTGTGGACAAATCTCTGCCGCTACATCAAAATTATGGCACGTTGTTGCAATTGGCTCAAGATTATGGTTTTGTGGCAGAGATAGCCTTAGAACAGTCACGGTGGGATGAAGCTAATCAACTCGCAAGGCAAGCATTACAAATATTAGCTGAGATACCTAATTTACAATCACATGAATTTGCTTTATATCGGTTTATTTTAGCAAAATCACAACAGGGTTTAGGTGAAGTTACAGCAGCAATTACTAATTTAGAAGCTGCGAAAAATGAAAGTAATCATCAATACAACCCACAATTATATATATCTATATTAGAGAGGTTACGCTTACTATACTTTGAGCAAGGTGAATATCTAGCTGCTTTTAATATTAAGCAAGATCAACTACAAATAGAACAACAGTATGGTTTCCGCGCCTTTGTTGGTGCATCTTATCTAAATCCCCAGCGACAGGCAATTAGTTCTGCACAGTTGCAAGTTGAAAACCCAGAAACCATTGCTCAAGAAATTGCTGCTTCTGGACGGGGACAAGATGTTAAGCGTTTGCGACAAAGAATTAGCGGGACTGAGCATAAATTGACTGTAATTCATGGTCAGTCAGGAGTGGGTAAAAGTTCAATTTTACAGGGTGGATTAATCCCAGCATTGCAACAGCAAGCAATTGGTGAACGAGATGCTTTACCTATTTTGCTGCGAGTTTATACAGATTGGGTGGGAATGTTGGGGCAGAGTTTGGCTAGAGTTTTTGAGGAAGTTAGAGGTAATAAATTATCTGTTAATCTTGATTCTTCAGCAGCTATTTTAGAACAATTACGGAAAAATGCCGACAGAAATTTGTTGACGGTTTTAATGTTTGACCAGTTTGAGGAGTTTTTCTTTGTTTATGTAGACCAAAGTCAAAGGCGAGTATTTTATGAGTTTTTGCGAGTCTGCTTAGATATTCCTTTTCTCAAGATTGTTTTATCATTACGAGAAGATTATTTACATTATTTATTAGAGTTAGACCGTTTGTTTGATTTGAGTGTAATTAATAATAATATTCTTGATAAAAATATTCGCTATTATTTAGGTAACTTTTCACCAGCCGATGCCAAGGCAGTTGTGCAGAGTTTGACAGAACGCTCTCACTTTTGTCTGGAAACTGATTTGATTGATGAATTAGTGCAGGATTTAGCAGGTGATTTGGGTGAGGTACGCCCAATTGAGTTACAAATTGTGGGGACGCAATTACAAACTGAGAAAATTACAACTTTAGAAAAGTATCGTCAGTTTGGCACTAAAGAAAAACTGGTTGAGCGATTTCTAGAAGAAGTTATTCATGATTGTGGCACGGAGAATGAACAGGTTGCCCGACTGGTTTTATATTTACTCACAGATGAAAATGGTACTCGTCCTTTAAAAACTCGTGCTGAGTTAGTAGCAGATTTGGTCGCAGAAGTTGAAAAATTAGATTTAGTGTTAGAAATTTTTGTGGCATCAAGGTTAGTGTTGCTATTACCAGAATCACCTGCTGACCGTTATCAATTGGTGCATGATTATCTCGTGTCGTTTATTCGCCAACAACAGGACAATGGAATATTAGCAGAACTAAATAGAGAGCGAGAACAACGCTTGCAAGCAGAGGAAAGAATTAAAACGGTAAGGGAAGAAATAAAAACTGTTGAGGTAAAATTACAACAAGTCCAAACCACTCTCGAACAAGCCGAAGCAAAACTTACAGAAGCACAGAGAGCAACAGAAGCAGCAGAAGCAGCACGTAAAGAAGCACAAAAGGCAACTGAATTAGAACGGGCTGGAGTTAATGCTTTAAGGCAGTCTGAGTATGCCGGGTTAGAATTGCTAGTGTCAGCAGTGCAGAGTGCTAAAGAGTTAAAAACTTTGGTCAAAGATGGTCGTCCTTTAGAAAAATATCCAGCTATCAGCCCTATTTTTGCTTTGGATAGTATTCTCAATAAAATTAAAGAACGTAACCAGTTCCAAGGGCATCAAGGCTATGTCTATAGTGTGAGTTTCAGCCCGAACGGCAAAACCATCGCTACGGCATCACTTGACAAGACAGCGCGGTTGTGGAACCTGCAAGGGCAACTGCTGCAAGAATTCAAAGGGCATCAAGGCGGTGTCGGTAGTGTGAGTTTCAGCCCGGACGGCAAAACCATCGCCACAGCATCTTCTGACAAGACAGCGCGGTTGTGGAACCTGCAAGGGCAACTGCTGCAAGAATTCAAAGGGCATCAAGACGAAGTCAATAATGTGAGTTTCAGCCCGGACGGCAAAACCATCGCCACGGCATCACTTGACAAGACAGCACGGTTGTGGAACCTGCAAGGGCAATTGCTGCAAGAATTCAAAGGGCATCAAGGCTATGTCTATAGTATGAGTTTCAGCCCGGACGGCAAAACCATCGCCACGGCATCTTCTGACAAGACAGCGCGGTTGTGGAACCTGCAAGGGCAACTGCTGCAAGAATTCAAAGGGCATCAAGACGAAGTCAATAATGTGAGTTTCAGCCCGGAGGGCAAAACCATCGCCACGGCATCACTTGACAAGACAGCGGGGCTGTGGAACCTGCAAGGGCAATTGCTGCAAGAATTCAAAGGGCATCAAGACTATATCTATAGTGTGAGTTTTAGCCCGGACGGCAAAACCATCGCCACGGCATCACTTGACAACACAGCGCGGTTGTGGAACCTGCAAGGGCAACTGCTGCAAGAACTCAAAGGGCATCGACACAGAGTCAATAGTGTGAGTTTCAGCCCGGACGGCAAAACCATCGCCACGGCATCACTTGACAACACAGCGCGGTTGTGGATGCTCAACGGGCAACTGCTGCAAGAATTCCAAGGGCATCAAGCCGAAGTCTATAGTGTGAGTTTCAGCCCGGACGGCAAAACCATCGCCACGGCATCACTTGACAACACAGCGCGGTTGTGGAACCTGCAAGGGCAACTGCTGCAAGAATTCAAAGGGCATCAAGCCTATATCTGGGATGTGAGTTTCAGCCCGGACGGTAAAACCATCGCCACGGCATCACTTGACAAGACAGCGCGGTTGTGGACGCTCAATGGGCAACTGCTGCAAGAATTTAAAGGGCATCAAGAGAGAGTCTATGGTGTGAGTTTCAGCCCGGACGGCAAAACCATCGCCACGGCATCAGAGGACAAGACAGCGCGGTTGTGGACGCTCAACGGGCAACTGCTACAAGAATTCAAAGGGCATCAAGGCATTCTCAACAGTTTGAGTTTCAGCCCGGACGGCAAAACCATCGCCACGGCATCATCTGACAACACAGCGCGGTTGTGGACGCTCAACGGGCAACTGCTACAAGAATTCAAAGGGCATCAAGGCAG